The Spirosoma foliorum genome has a window encoding:
- a CDS encoding FtsW/RodA/SpoVE family cell cycle protein encodes MALREWIRTNLKGDRQIWWIVLYLSIMSVLVVYSATGTKAFRELDGNTEVFLLKHGSLLLIGLACTYFAHKINYVYYARLSKYGLWLSVPLLLWAFFKGSTLNDASRWVTIPIINQTFQPSDLAKLALISNLAAMLAKRQRFMNDPTVLFNLILWIGLICSLIILSNTSTALLLGATCFLLMYIGRVPVRYLGYMIAVCVVFGGIALAAGERLGTAMNRVKSFSDSDTILYQVEQSYIALANGGLTGQGPGNSHQRNTLPNPFSDFIYAIIVEEYGLILGGIPVVLAYLWFLWRGMKTLQKATRPFGGLLSAGLTFSIVFQAFASICVAIGLAPVTGQPLPLLSMGGTSLIFTGLAIGIVLSVSRDEADESKI; translated from the coding sequence ATGGCCCTCCGCGAGTGGATTCGTACTAACCTCAAAGGCGATCGCCAAATCTGGTGGATCGTTTTGTATCTCTCGATCATGAGTGTTCTGGTTGTTTACAGCGCAACCGGAACAAAGGCATTTCGTGAACTCGACGGAAATACGGAAGTCTTTCTACTTAAGCACGGGTCTCTACTCCTCATCGGATTAGCCTGTACCTACTTTGCCCATAAGATTAACTATGTATACTACGCCCGGCTGTCGAAATATGGACTGTGGTTGTCAGTGCCTTTATTGTTATGGGCTTTTTTCAAAGGGTCTACGTTAAATGATGCCTCTCGCTGGGTAACGATTCCTATTATCAATCAGACGTTCCAGCCATCTGACTTAGCGAAGCTGGCGCTCATCTCTAATTTGGCAGCTATGCTAGCCAAACGTCAACGCTTCATGAATGACCCAACGGTGTTGTTCAACCTGATTCTGTGGATAGGCCTTATTTGCTCGCTCATCATCCTTTCCAATACATCTACGGCTCTCTTGCTGGGGGCAACGTGCTTTCTGCTGATGTATATTGGCCGGGTTCCCGTTCGCTATCTGGGGTATATGATTGCTGTTTGTGTTGTATTTGGCGGCATTGCCTTAGCAGCCGGTGAGCGATTAGGGACGGCAATGAATCGGGTTAAAAGTTTTTCAGACTCCGACACTATTCTTTACCAGGTCGAGCAATCGTACATCGCCCTCGCGAATGGTGGTTTGACTGGTCAGGGCCCTGGAAATAGCCATCAGCGAAACACACTTCCGAACCCATTTTCTGACTTCATTTACGCCATTATTGTCGAAGAATATGGGCTTATACTCGGCGGCATACCCGTAGTGCTGGCCTATTTATGGTTTTTGTGGCGAGGGATGAAAACTCTTCAGAAAGCCACTCGTCCGTTCGGGGGGTTACTCTCAGCAGGACTTACGTTCAGTATTGTGTTTCAGGCCTTTGCCAGTATTTGCGTAGCTATTGGTCTGGCCCCCGTAACAGGGCAGCCACTGCCTTTATTAAGTATGGGGGGAACGTCATTGATATTCACAGGTTTAGCCATAGGTATTGTTCTCAGCGTTAGCCGTGATGAGGCCGATGAAAGTAAAATATAG
- a CDS encoding four helix bundle protein, with protein MNSSELKQRTKRFGLMVINLVGLLPNTSAGRAIGNQLIRSGTAIGANYRAACRAKSTADFISKIDNVEEEADESCYWLELIMEGNILSNEVIQPIWSEADQLTAIFTKISKTSKTNSQKYIVKEEALEYRVGFS; from the coding sequence ATGAATAGCAGTGAACTGAAACAGCGAACAAAGCGATTTGGGCTAATGGTCATCAATTTAGTTGGTCTTTTACCTAATACAAGTGCTGGCCGAGCCATAGGTAATCAGTTAATTCGTAGTGGAACGGCTATTGGTGCAAATTATAGAGCAGCCTGCCGGGCCAAATCAACTGCTGACTTCATATCAAAAATTGATAATGTTGAAGAAGAAGCCGATGAATCGTGTTATTGGCTTGAATTAATTATGGAGGGAAATATACTCTCTAATGAAGTTATTCAGCCAATTTGGAGTGAAGCAGATCAATTAACAGCCATTTTCACAAAGATTAGTAAAACATCAAAAACCAATAGTCAAAAGTATATAGTTAAAGAGGAAGCATTGGAGTATAGAGTTGGTTTTTCATGA
- a CDS encoding cell division protein FtsQ/DivIB, translating into MFSTFKSSKKWLFAFGGLLSLFGLIAFTEIRHGQKHVKAVEIRINQTDGYRFLTRRDAIGYLTNEGADPVIGKDYADVDLRRLEKRLKQHGLVKNCQISRDLEGTLLVVIEQPRPLARLVTNGDGARTVSGQYVSEDGNFFPISMNYSARVPILTGNYFAQNRSLASERNQPLLNLLKRIHDDPFWRAQIAELSVDEQGEVIMWPQMGNHQIEFGPPTELDAKFKKLKLVYTDVLPAKGWDRYSRVSVQYRNQIVCQ; encoded by the coding sequence ATGTTTTCTACCTTTAAATCATCCAAAAAGTGGTTGTTCGCCTTTGGAGGGCTTTTGAGTCTGTTTGGGCTCATTGCTTTTACCGAGATTCGGCATGGACAGAAGCACGTTAAAGCAGTAGAAATACGGATCAATCAGACTGATGGCTACCGTTTTCTGACTCGCCGAGACGCTATAGGCTACCTGACCAATGAAGGAGCAGATCCAGTTATTGGCAAAGACTATGCCGATGTTGACCTGCGTCGGCTAGAAAAAAGGTTAAAACAACATGGATTAGTAAAAAATTGTCAAATTTCTCGTGACCTAGAGGGTACTTTACTCGTCGTGATTGAACAACCCAGGCCATTGGCTCGGTTAGTAACCAATGGCGATGGAGCGAGGACGGTATCCGGGCAATATGTAAGCGAGGATGGTAATTTTTTCCCGATCTCGATGAATTATTCAGCCCGCGTTCCAATTCTGACCGGCAATTACTTCGCTCAGAACCGTTCGTTGGCTAGTGAACGAAACCAGCCGTTGTTGAATTTGTTAAAACGGATACACGACGATCCATTCTGGCGTGCACAAATTGCTGAATTATCAGTTGATGAACAAGGTGAGGTAATCATGTGGCCGCAGATGGGCAACCATCAGATTGAATTTGGGCCACCTACCGAACTAGATGCGAAGTTTAAGAAATTAAAATTAGTCTATACGGACGTTTTACCAGCCAAAGGATGGGATCGTTATAGCCGGGTAAGCGTTCAGTACCGAAATCAAATAGTTTGCCAATGA
- the murG gene encoding undecaprenyldiphospho-muramoylpentapeptide beta-N-acetylglucosaminyltransferase, whose protein sequence is MKVIISGGGTGGHIYPAIAIANELKAIDPTTKILFVGAEGKMEMEKVPRAGYEILGLPVVGIKRELTLANLGFPLKLSRSLLRARQIVRDFQPDVAVGVGGYASGPLLLAASLKGIPTLIQEQNSYAGLTNKVLARWAKRICVAYPGMDAFFSADKIKLTGNPVRSDIQFADQQVEAGRKLFDLETNRPTLLIIGGSQGARTLNESIEGGLSRFVEAGVQVVWQTGPAFIERARAAVATLGSPLIKPYDFIYDMDKAYAVADAVVSRAGALSVSELCLVGRPAILVPLPTAAEDHQTKNAMSLVDHKAALLVNDRTAREELVTAALNLLNDPVQRQQLSTEIKTLAKPNAARDIANEVIKLTK, encoded by the coding sequence ATGAAAGTTATTATCAGCGGGGGCGGAACCGGCGGACATATTTACCCAGCCATTGCCATTGCTAACGAACTGAAGGCAATAGACCCGACGACGAAAATTCTGTTTGTTGGGGCCGAAGGCAAAATGGAAATGGAAAAAGTGCCTCGCGCAGGGTATGAAATCCTGGGTTTGCCTGTCGTTGGGATAAAACGAGAGCTAACACTGGCCAATCTTGGTTTCCCCTTGAAACTAAGCCGAAGTTTACTTCGAGCACGACAGATTGTCCGTGACTTCCAGCCCGACGTGGCTGTAGGTGTAGGTGGTTATGCCAGTGGACCGCTGTTGCTGGCAGCCTCTCTAAAAGGAATTCCAACGCTCATTCAGGAACAAAACTCCTACGCTGGACTTACTAATAAAGTCTTGGCTCGCTGGGCAAAACGCATTTGCGTTGCCTATCCGGGTATGGATGCCTTCTTTTCGGCGGATAAGATCAAACTAACCGGTAACCCGGTTCGAAGTGATATTCAATTTGCCGATCAGCAAGTGGAGGCTGGCAGGAAATTATTCGATCTTGAGACTAACCGGCCCACGTTATTAATTATAGGGGGTAGTCAGGGAGCCCGAACGCTCAACGAAAGTATCGAAGGCGGACTCTCACGTTTTGTTGAAGCAGGTGTCCAAGTAGTTTGGCAAACGGGTCCAGCTTTCATTGAGCGGGCACGAGCCGCTGTAGCTACCCTTGGTTCGCCATTAATTAAACCCTACGATTTTATTTACGATATGGATAAAGCGTATGCGGTTGCCGACGCTGTCGTTTCTAGAGCTGGAGCGCTATCTGTATCTGAATTATGCCTGGTCGGTCGACCGGCCATATTAGTGCCTTTGCCAACGGCTGCCGAAGATCACCAGACCAAGAATGCCATGAGTTTGGTCGATCATAAAGCCGCTTTGCTGGTCAATGATCGGACTGCTCGTGAGGAACTCGTCACCGCAGCCTTAAATTTGCTGAATGATCCAGTACAACGCCAGCAACTAAGTACCGAAATCAAAACGTTAGCGAAACCCAATGCCGCTCGCGACATTGCAAACGAAGTAATTAAATTAACCAAATAA
- the mscL gene encoding large-conductance mechanosensitive channel protein MscL, with translation MLNEFKTFIAQGNVLDLAVGVIIGAAFGKITTSLVEDIINPILGLVLGGIDFSQLKIVLKEAVGTTPEVAIRYGNFLNTFIQFLIIAWVVFLIVKVANRARLSNSMAPKE, from the coding sequence ATGTTAAACGAATTTAAGACGTTTATTGCCCAGGGCAATGTACTTGATTTGGCTGTCGGTGTTATTATTGGTGCTGCCTTCGGTAAAATCACGACCTCGTTGGTAGAGGATATTATCAACCCGATACTGGGTTTAGTACTCGGAGGAATTGATTTCAGCCAGTTAAAGATTGTCTTGAAAGAAGCGGTAGGAACAACTCCCGAAGTTGCCATCCGGTACGGTAATTTCCTGAATACATTTATTCAATTCTTAATTATCGCCTGGGTTGTCTTCTTAATTGTGAAAGTGGCGAATCGCGCCCGGCTTTCAAATTCAATGGCACCGAAAGAATAA
- the murC gene encoding UDP-N-acetylmuramate--L-alanine ligase → MTLDQFKYIYFLGIGGIGMSALARWFRVNGYTVSGYDKTPTALTDTLEAEGMTIHFTEDVDQIPAAFRENPAETLVIYTPAVPKTHTEYIYLTEQGFTLQKRSQVLGLLAGQMTTIGVAGTHGKTTTSSMVAHILRDAGVNCAAFLGGITNNYGTNFLLNEPADDLRSVICVVEADEFDRSFLTLFPTYAIVTSTDADHLDIYGAHDAVLESFSKFVSQIETDGVLFMKQGLSLADKTKAEVRQYSLKAGDYYSQNLRIEQATFVFDLVHPNGVIADIQLMVPGFHNVENAVAAGAVALKVGVSPEAIRSALSTYRGVRRRFEYIVKTDDAVLIDDYAHHPAEVQAFLSSVKALYPDRELTAVFQPHLFSRTRDFADGFAESLSLADNVILLDIYPARELPMEGVTSDLIFRSVQSKSKQKCTKAELPDVVRKMKPSLLVTIGAGDIDQLLPTLKSIVTYQ, encoded by the coding sequence ATGACATTAGATCAATTTAAATACATTTATTTTCTTGGTATCGGTGGTATCGGCATGAGTGCCCTGGCCCGTTGGTTTCGGGTTAACGGCTACACGGTATCAGGCTACGATAAAACACCAACTGCGCTAACAGACACGTTGGAAGCGGAAGGTATGACGATTCATTTCACGGAAGATGTTGATCAGATACCGGCTGCTTTTCGAGAAAACCCTGCCGAAACGTTAGTCATTTACACCCCTGCCGTTCCTAAAACGCATACCGAGTACATTTACTTGACCGAACAAGGCTTTACCCTCCAAAAACGATCTCAGGTCCTGGGTCTGTTGGCTGGTCAGATGACGACGATTGGCGTAGCCGGAACGCACGGGAAGACAACAACTTCGTCGATGGTTGCGCATATTCTGCGAGATGCGGGGGTAAACTGTGCGGCTTTTCTGGGTGGCATTACGAATAATTACGGCACGAACTTCCTGCTCAACGAGCCTGCCGATGACCTGCGTTCAGTGATTTGTGTGGTTGAAGCCGACGAGTTCGATCGATCATTTCTGACGTTGTTCCCGACTTATGCTATCGTCACCTCAACCGATGCCGATCACCTGGATATCTATGGGGCCCATGATGCCGTGCTCGAATCATTCAGCAAATTCGTCAGCCAGATCGAAACTGATGGCGTTTTGTTTATGAAGCAGGGTTTATCGCTGGCCGACAAAACAAAAGCCGAGGTTCGACAGTATTCTCTCAAAGCGGGTGATTATTACAGCCAGAATCTACGAATCGAACAGGCTACTTTTGTATTCGACCTGGTTCACCCAAACGGAGTTATTGCCGATATCCAACTAATGGTACCCGGATTTCATAATGTTGAAAATGCGGTTGCAGCCGGGGCCGTAGCGCTGAAAGTTGGTGTATCACCCGAGGCTATTCGTTCGGCACTAAGTACCTATAGAGGTGTTCGTCGGCGATTCGAGTATATTGTTAAAACGGACGACGCTGTACTCATCGACGATTATGCGCACCACCCTGCCGAAGTACAGGCATTTTTGTCATCGGTAAAAGCGCTGTATCCAGATCGTGAGTTGACGGCGGTTTTTCAGCCGCATTTATTCAGTCGTACCCGTGATTTTGCCGACGGTTTCGCCGAAAGTTTATCGCTGGCAGATAACGTAATTTTACTGGATATTTATCCAGCTCGCGAATTACCGATGGAAGGTGTCACCTCCGACTTGATTTTTCGGAGCGTACAATCGAAAAGTAAACAAAAATGCACCAAAGCTGAATTACCCGACGTTGTCCGAAAAATGAAGCCTTCTCTGCTTGTAACCATCGGAGCGGGAGATATTGACCAATTGTTGCCAACATTAAAATCTATCGTAACCTACCAATAG
- the ftsA gene encoding cell division protein FtsA has protein sequence MDEKIVVGLDIGSTKVCAVAGRLIRNNKEQETLEVLGVGETNLTDGVAKGSVVNVNNTVNAIKRAVAEASNQSNLNIHLVNVSFSGSHVTSVKSSGSITRSSSGDEVQTEDIDHLLNDMYRTSIPADKEIIHVLPMDFVVDTETNINQPVGRNGVKLGADFQLITAQANAARNIRKCITRNNLAQDTMMLSALASGLAVLTDEEKYAGVALVDIGGGTTEMAIYYRNVLRHVAVFPWAGNSLTSDIQAGCKILPNQAELLKKKFGSANPGEYNLNEVVAVPGLSNRKPKDVLLKNVAVIIEDRLREIAALVQAEIIRSGYDGKLLGGLVLTGGSALIPGVEHIFGRVTGVEEVRVGFPEHLEPNGRADLVGDPAYATAVGLVWAGYKTIDNRISFISDPNRAHKEEDQPIGSGGRTVYPIGGGSTGKPIGGVKQPDPVEPPKKSWFDKLMEAIQPSRGNETDPY, from the coding sequence ATGGACGAAAAAATTGTAGTGGGTCTGGACATTGGCAGCACCAAGGTGTGTGCGGTGGCCGGACGGTTGATTCGTAATAATAAAGAACAGGAAACGCTCGAAGTATTGGGCGTTGGCGAGACGAATCTAACCGATGGAGTTGCCAAAGGGTCTGTTGTGAACGTCAATAATACAGTGAATGCTATTAAGCGAGCTGTAGCAGAGGCATCTAACCAATCTAACCTGAACATTCATTTAGTAAATGTCAGTTTCAGTGGTTCACACGTTACGTCGGTGAAATCGAGTGGGAGTATTACCCGTTCGTCATCGGGCGATGAAGTGCAGACTGAAGATATTGATCACCTGCTGAATGACATGTACCGCACGTCCATTCCGGCCGACAAGGAAATTATCCATGTCTTGCCAATGGATTTTGTAGTCGATACGGAGACGAATATCAATCAACCAGTTGGTCGAAACGGCGTCAAACTTGGCGCTGATTTTCAATTAATTACCGCTCAGGCAAACGCAGCCCGAAACATCCGCAAATGTATTACGCGCAACAATTTGGCGCAGGATACAATGATGCTCTCGGCGCTGGCATCTGGCCTGGCCGTTCTGACCGACGAGGAAAAGTATGCTGGCGTTGCGCTGGTCGATATTGGAGGAGGTACTACCGAAATGGCTATCTATTATCGGAATGTCCTTCGCCATGTTGCCGTTTTCCCCTGGGCAGGCAATAGCCTCACGTCTGATATTCAGGCAGGTTGTAAAATTCTGCCGAATCAGGCCGAGTTGCTTAAAAAGAAATTTGGTAGCGCAAATCCCGGCGAATACAATCTGAACGAGGTTGTTGCTGTTCCCGGACTTAGTAATCGCAAGCCGAAAGATGTGCTATTGAAAAATGTAGCCGTCATCATTGAAGATCGGCTCCGTGAAATTGCGGCTTTGGTTCAAGCTGAAATTATTCGGTCGGGTTACGATGGAAAACTGCTGGGCGGTCTGGTACTCACAGGTGGATCGGCCTTGATTCCGGGCGTCGAACATATTTTTGGACGTGTAACGGGAGTTGAAGAAGTGCGGGTAGGTTTTCCGGAACATTTGGAGCCTAACGGCCGTGCTGACCTGGTTGGCGATCCTGCTTATGCTACCGCAGTTGGGCTGGTATGGGCAGGTTACAAGACAATCGACAACCGTATTTCGTTTATCAGTGACCCAAATCGGGCTCATAAGGAAGAAGATCAACCCATTGGCTCAGGCGGTAGAACCGTTTACCCCATTGGCGGAGGTTCGACCGGTAAACCTATTGGCGGAGTTAAGCAGCCAGATCCTGTTGAACCACCCAAAAAGAGTTGGTTCGATAAGCTTATGGAAGCGATTCAACCTTCACGTGGTAACGAAACCGATCCTTATTAG
- the murD gene encoding UDP-N-acetylmuramoyl-L-alanine--D-glutamate ligase, producing MAVHQLVILGGGESGVGAALLAQAKGFEVFLSDKGALKESYRATLRAANIPFEEGNHTEERILSASEVVKSPGIPEKAPLVQKLRAQGTPIISEIEFAARYTNAKLIGITGSNGKTTTTLLIYHLLKTAGLNVGLAGNIGDSFAEQVITNTFDYYVLELSSFQLDDMYKTHLDVMVLLNITPDHLDRYEYNFQNYVDSKFRILQNAKPTDDFIYFAESQPILDELAKRNPVVNQLPISLEKALSTGGYLADGRLTAVNKEHSFTIAQTETPLKGPHNAINMLAAILAAQSVGVTNEAITEGLKTFQNAAHRLEPAGTINDVQFINDSKATNVDSVFYALSSMDAPTVWIAGGQDKGNDYSQLDSLVEKKVKALICLGIDNHKLVEYFGSKVPVIYETQSITDAVVKGLELAKPGEVVLLSPACASFDLFKNYEDRGNQFKAAVQNLMYNV from the coding sequence ATGGCAGTCCATCAACTAGTTATTCTTGGCGGAGGTGAAAGCGGTGTGGGTGCTGCTTTGCTGGCACAAGCTAAGGGTTTTGAGGTCTTTTTATCTGACAAAGGCGCACTAAAAGAAAGCTACCGGGCAACGCTACGGGCAGCTAATATTCCATTTGAAGAAGGAAATCACACGGAAGAACGCATTCTGAGTGCCTCCGAAGTCGTGAAAAGTCCTGGTATCCCAGAGAAGGCGCCGTTAGTTCAAAAACTTCGGGCTCAGGGAACACCTATTATTTCGGAGATCGAATTTGCCGCCCGCTACACCAATGCCAAACTGATTGGCATAACCGGTAGCAATGGCAAAACCACAACAACCTTATTAATCTATCACCTGCTCAAAACGGCAGGACTGAATGTTGGCCTTGCTGGTAATATTGGTGACAGCTTCGCAGAGCAGGTTATCACTAACACATTCGACTATTATGTACTGGAGCTAAGCAGTTTCCAGCTAGATGATATGTACAAGACGCATCTTGATGTAATGGTGTTGTTAAACATCACGCCTGACCATCTTGACCGCTACGAGTACAATTTCCAGAACTACGTAGACTCTAAATTCCGAATTCTGCAAAACGCGAAGCCAACAGATGACTTCATTTATTTTGCAGAAAGTCAGCCTATTCTAGACGAACTGGCCAAGCGAAATCCGGTTGTCAATCAGCTACCGATTTCGTTAGAAAAAGCCCTTTCAACAGGTGGCTATTTAGCCGACGGGCGATTAACAGCCGTCAATAAAGAGCATTCGTTTACAATTGCGCAAACTGAGACTCCTCTGAAGGGGCCACACAATGCAATCAATATGCTGGCGGCAATTTTAGCCGCGCAGTCGGTAGGCGTAACAAACGAGGCTATTACAGAGGGATTAAAAACCTTCCAGAATGCTGCCCATCGACTTGAACCAGCCGGAACAATTAATGATGTTCAGTTCATCAATGATTCGAAGGCAACCAACGTCGATTCTGTTTTCTATGCTTTATCGAGTATGGATGCCCCGACAGTCTGGATAGCTGGTGGTCAGGATAAAGGCAATGACTATAGCCAATTGGATAGCTTAGTTGAAAAAAAAGTAAAAGCGCTGATTTGCCTTGGCATAGATAATCATAAATTAGTTGAGTATTTCGGCTCGAAAGTACCGGTCATTTATGAAACACAGTCAATTACCGATGCAGTTGTAAAAGGCCTTGAACTGGCGAAACCTGGAGAAGTTGTTCTGCTTTCCCCTGCTTGTGCCAGCTTTGATTTATTCAAAAATTACGAAGACCGTGGCAACCAGTTCAAAGCAGCAGTCCAAAATTTAATGTATAATGTATGA
- a CDS encoding DNA alkylation repair protein: MELTYTAVKNALLALAQPERAVLVARFFKTAPGQYGAGDLFLGLSMPQQHVVAKEYRNLPLNETELLVRDPYHECRMVGLLIWVNQTKKASSAQRSAILDHYLANRQYINNWDLVDVTCPHIVGRAVIQGDRSILYDLANQNHLWSQRIAIVSTFALIRLGQFGDTFAIAELLLPHKHDLIHKAVGWMLREVGKRNVDALEEFLHDHVQQMPRTALRYAIERFEPARRRYYLDL, encoded by the coding sequence ATGGAACTGACGTATACGGCTGTAAAAAACGCATTACTCGCCTTAGCCCAACCCGAACGAGCTGTTCTGGTCGCTCGTTTTTTCAAAACGGCACCGGGTCAGTATGGTGCAGGGGATCTGTTTCTGGGCCTTTCAATGCCCCAACAGCACGTTGTAGCTAAAGAATATAGAAATCTGCCCCTGAATGAAACCGAACTACTTGTACGCGACCCGTATCATGAATGTCGCATGGTTGGCTTATTGATTTGGGTTAATCAGACAAAAAAGGCGTCTTCCGCTCAGCGATCAGCAATTTTAGACCATTATCTGGCCAATCGACAGTATATCAATAACTGGGATTTGGTCGATGTTACCTGCCCCCACATTGTTGGTCGAGCAGTCATTCAGGGAGACCGCTCAATTCTTTACGACCTCGCGAATCAAAATCACCTCTGGAGCCAACGTATTGCCATCGTTTCTACATTCGCCCTAATCCGATTAGGCCAGTTTGGCGACACCTTCGCCATTGCGGAACTGTTGTTACCTCACAAACACGATTTGATTCATAAAGCAGTAGGTTGGATGCTTCGCGAAGTGGGCAAACGAAACGTAGATGCCCTGGAAGAGTTTCTGCACGATCACGTTCAGCAAATGCCTCGAACAGCGCTCCGATATGCTATCGAACGATTCGAACCCGCTCGTAGACGCTATTATCTGGATTTATAA
- the ftsZ gene encoding cell division protein FtsZ, whose amino-acid sequence MNSQGYRFEIPDDNPIIIKVVGVGGMGGNAVKHMDKLKMRDVSFAVCNTDRQALMSNPVQTKLQLGDGLGAGTEAKAGEDAARASIDEIRNLLAPPTKMVFITAGMGGGTGTGAAPVVAEVAREMGLLTVAVVTAPYWYEGTDKKEQAREGIEKLKKSCDTVLVVLNDKLAELYSELTWTEAYAHADDVLANAVKSIAEIITTQGDINADFADVKKVLEGAGQSVMGSAEIGGEERALKAIEAALNSPLLNDHDIRGAKRILLTISSSTQHAMKLKEQMAISEHVAKKIQSEAKMFKFGAITDDNLGENLRVTIIAAGFDGTSTLMDQLKNPVETDTEPVEDDATESDVDTPQGGLDEDEKPEDLVLVDADGNETDSEPVGVIVKPDDKQTPTGGYTGGSSIVRPEPPVYTGPFKDDDQDVDVLELDEQERPNDAELIRKTVDTFVKGQYLAADLDRPTFERNKTVLYSLPLLAEQEFVRSKLND is encoded by the coding sequence ATGAATAGTCAGGGCTATAGATTCGAAATACCAGACGATAACCCAATCATAATTAAGGTTGTCGGCGTGGGCGGCATGGGAGGGAATGCCGTTAAACACATGGACAAACTGAAGATGAGAGATGTCAGTTTTGCCGTGTGTAACACAGACCGTCAAGCTCTTATGAGTAACCCTGTGCAAACTAAATTGCAATTGGGCGACGGATTGGGGGCAGGTACCGAAGCCAAAGCCGGTGAAGATGCCGCCCGTGCCAGTATCGATGAGATTCGAAACCTCCTGGCTCCACCAACAAAAATGGTCTTCATCACGGCCGGTATGGGTGGTGGTACCGGTACAGGTGCAGCACCCGTAGTGGCCGAAGTAGCGCGTGAAATGGGCCTACTGACCGTAGCCGTTGTAACAGCTCCTTACTGGTATGAAGGTACAGATAAGAAAGAACAGGCTCGGGAAGGGATTGAAAAGCTAAAGAAAAGCTGCGATACCGTACTCGTTGTACTGAACGATAAGCTAGCTGAATTGTACAGTGAATTGACATGGACCGAAGCGTACGCCCATGCCGATGACGTACTGGCCAACGCGGTGAAAAGTATTGCTGAAATCATTACAACCCAGGGTGACATCAACGCTGACTTTGCCGACGTAAAGAAAGTGCTTGAAGGCGCTGGGCAATCGGTGATGGGATCGGCAGAGATTGGTGGCGAAGAGCGTGCGCTTAAAGCCATCGAAGCAGCTCTGAACTCTCCTTTGCTGAATGATCACGACATTCGGGGAGCCAAGCGGATTCTGTTGACTATTTCGTCGAGTACGCAGCATGCCATGAAGCTGAAAGAGCAAATGGCGATTTCGGAACACGTTGCCAAGAAAATTCAGAGTGAGGCCAAGATGTTTAAGTTCGGGGCTATCACGGATGACAATCTTGGTGAAAATCTTCGGGTCACGATTATTGCTGCTGGTTTCGATGGTACGTCTACCTTAATGGATCAGCTGAAGAATCCTGTTGAAACAGACACTGAGCCGGTGGAAGACGACGCCACTGAATCCGACGTCGATACACCACAGGGCGGTCTGGACGAAGATGAAAAGCCAGAAGACTTGGTGCTGGTAGACGCCGATGGCAACGAAACAGATTCGGAGCCTGTTGGTGTAATTGTTAAGCCCGACGATAAACAAACTCCAACTGGTGGCTATACAGGGGGGTCATCTATCGTTCGTCCTGAGCCTCCCGTTTATACAGGGCCATTCAAAGACGATGATCAGGATGTTGATGTACTGGAATTAGACGAACAGGAGCGGCCTAACGATGCTGAGTTGATTCGGAAAACGGTAGACACGTTTGTAAAAGGTCAATACCTGGCGGCTGACCTCGACCGTCCAACGTTCGAGCGCAATAAGACTGTACTCTATTCGCTGCCCTTATTGGCAGAACAAGAGTTCGTACGGTCGAAATTAAATGATTAA